The following are encoded in a window of Gramella sp. MT6 genomic DNA:
- a CDS encoding glycoside hydrolase family 43 protein, translating into MNHFKINLILFFFGLTVFGQELEKDQIYLADPTIFEENGTYYLYGTKGDPRIDGEGFLVYTSKDLKKWEGPSGVNDGFALKKGAAFGTKGFWAPQIFKHKNKYYMAYTANENIAIATSDSPLGPFTNDGEALKAPVRQIDPFIFFDNGKAYLYHVRLQDGNRIFVAEMTSDLKSIKPETLKECINAETGWEDTQNVKWPVAEGPTVIKRDNLYYLIYSANDFRNPDYAVGYATSTSPMGPWKKAEASPIISRKTTKKNGSGHGDIFKGKNGQLLYVFHTHLTKDEVHPRKTAFIKLNFDSEELQTVEDSFHWLKL; encoded by the coding sequence ATGAATCATTTTAAAATAAACCTGATTTTGTTCTTCTTTGGGCTAACAGTTTTTGGTCAGGAACTTGAAAAAGATCAGATCTACCTTGCAGATCCCACAATATTTGAAGAAAACGGAACCTATTATTTATACGGAACCAAGGGTGATCCACGCATTGACGGGGAAGGATTTTTGGTTTATACCTCCAAAGACCTGAAAAAATGGGAAGGACCATCGGGAGTTAATGACGGTTTTGCGTTAAAGAAGGGAGCTGCCTTTGGAACCAAAGGTTTCTGGGCGCCACAAATTTTTAAACACAAAAATAAATATTATATGGCCTATACGGCCAATGAAAATATCGCTATAGCGACTAGTGATAGTCCGTTAGGACCATTTACAAATGATGGAGAAGCATTAAAAGCACCGGTAAGACAAATTGATCCATTCATTTTTTTCGATAACGGGAAAGCTTATTTATATCATGTAAGGCTCCAGGATGGTAACCGCATTTTTGTGGCAGAAATGACCTCCGATTTAAAATCGATTAAACCGGAAACTTTAAAAGAATGTATTAATGCCGAAACTGGATGGGAAGATACTCAGAATGTAAAATGGCCCGTTGCTGAAGGTCCTACAGTTATTAAAAGAGATAATCTGTATTATCTGATCTATTCAGCCAATGATTTCAGAAATCCCGATTATGCAGTGGGATATGCTACAAGTACTAGTCCAATGGGTCCGTGGAAGAAAGCAGAGGCAAGTCCCATTATATCAAGAAAAACTACAAAGAAAAATGGAAGTGGACATGGAGATATATTTAAAGGAAAGAATGGGCAATTACTATACGTTTTTCATACTCATCTTACAAAGGATGAGGTACATCCACGTAAAACGGCATTCATTAAATTAAATTTTGATTCGGAAGAATTACAAACGGTAGAAGACAGTTTTCACTGGTTAAAATTATAG